The genomic segment GAAAATCGATGGTGTCCTGCTCACACATATCCATTACGACCATGTGGCTGGAATAGACGATTTGCGTCCCTTCTGCGTGTTTGGAGCTATTGACATCTATGCCAACCTGTCAACGGCAGAGGCGCTGAAACAGACCATGCCTTATTGCTTCAGCGAACATCTCTATCCAGGCGTACCGCTCCTGAATCTTCAGACGGCGACGCCCCATGTTCCGATACATATCGGCGATGTGGACGTTCTTCCCATCGAAGTGATGCACGGCGAGATGCCCATCCTCGGCTATCGCATCGGTCGTTTTGCCTATATCACGGACATGAAGACCATCAGCCGTGCCGACGAGGCGCTGTTGGAGGGTGTGGAATTCTTGGTGGTGAACGCTTTGCGGAAAAGCCACGAGCATTATTCGCACCAACTGCTTGGCGATGCCATCGCCTTCTCGCAGCGTGTAGCAGCCAAGCGGACGTTCATTATCCATTCGTGTCACCAGATAGGGCTGCATGATGAGGTGAACCGGACGTTGCCCGCCGGCGTGGAAATGGCTTACGACGGACAGGTGATTGAGGTTTGACCAAGCCGTACGGACACCAATAAACTCCTTGTATAAACATACGGAAAAGGGCGTATAAATATGCAGTTGAACTTTCACTTTCCAAAAGTTGAAGTTTTGCACGCTGAAAGTTGAACTTTTAGCGCCTGAAAGTTGAACTTTTGCAAGCTAAAAGTTGAACTTTTGGAAGGGTGTTCTTAATGTCTTAAAAATCAGAAGTTTACAAGCTGCGTCGCAACGGGTGCGCCTCAGTATAAATATACAAAAACAGCAGACTGCAAGATGACGGAGACGATGGGGGAGGAACGAAAGGTGTCGTCGGGCTGATGCATTTCCAGTGTCAGGCTCGCGCCCCTTCAGCAGTCCTGAACGGGCACTTTGTGGTGGGCGAACGGGCACTTTATCCTGTGTAAAATGTGTGTCGGACATAAAAAATGTGTAGCCGATATTCTTCAGCTACACATCTTTTATATAATAGAGCCTCCCGTCTTGTGTGTCGGAGCTCCCCGTTTGGCAACCTTTCGGGGCTGTCGGCTACTTTTTGAAGAATCCTAAAAGTCCGCCTTTCTTCTTGCTTTTTGTCTTTTTTCCGCCGTAAAATTTCCGGTAGAGTTTCCATCCCAAGATGATGCCGTCCATCACTCCTGCGCCTGTTGACATGAATCCGGACATTCGTTTGGATGGGGTGGTGGCTTTCTCGGTATGAAAAAGACCATCCCAAGTGCTTTTTATCTGCCCGTTGTCTTTCTGTATTTCGCGTCGCAACATCTCTTTGCGCATGCGAATTTCTTCCAGGGAGCGATAAGTCTGTAATGGATTGTCGTTCATGTTGTCAGTTGTTTAAGAGGATGGATGCAAGAAATCTCACGAGCGGCTTCTCTATCCAGCGTTTCCTGTTGTAGAGAATGATGATGAAAAGCAGCAGATAGACTCCAGCCACGATGCAGAAGGCAACAGGGGTTCCCACGAGCGGAGCAAGCGCATACGCTGCGGCGAAAGAGAGATAGATGAGTATGATCAACAGGAACAGGACGACCGTCAGCGTGACGGCGATGGCAGTAATCAGTCGCACAACCTTTTCTATCACATCCAGCTTGACGTATTCCGACTGGA from the Prevotella sp. Rep29 genome contains:
- a CDS encoding MBL fold metallo-hydrolase — translated: MRVTFLGTGTSGGVPSIGCKCEVCTSSNPHDKRLRCSVLVETDTTRILIDCGPDFRQQILPLPFKKIDGVLLTHIHYDHVAGIDDLRPFCVFGAIDIYANLSTAEALKQTMPYCFSEHLYPGVPLLNLQTATPHVPIHIGDVDVLPIEVMHGEMPILGYRIGRFAYITDMKTISRADEALLEGVEFLVVNALRKSHEHYSHQLLGDAIAFSQRVAAKRTFIIHSCHQIGLHDEVNRTLPAGVEMAYDGQVIEV
- a CDS encoding phage holin family protein translates to MFSNDRNVESIAQLVEVLKHYIGLQSEYVKLDVIEKVVRLITAIAVTLTVVLFLLIILIYLSFAAAYALAPLVGTPVAFCIVAGVYLLLFIIILYNRKRWIEKPLVRFLASILLNN